The Paenalcaligenes faecalis genome has a window encoding:
- the tssF gene encoding type VI secretion system baseplate subunit TssF, translating to MLNQYYEQELHHLRQVAAEFGKRNPALAPLLGSNASVDSDVERLLEGVAFLTGLVRQRLDDDFPELIQSIAQLLFPHFLRPLPCMTIMQYGLRAQADQVVHVPVDTSFAAVNQQDQRLMFSSRYPVWVEPLSVADAFWETDVRTGERRSLVLSLRYQGGDQAWQGDKLRFWLGGGYSLGSRLYRLLLHHATHIWIEDSALNRVQLPLSSLSPMGFDSEHMLLPWPQGAHPTWRVLYEYFAFPEKFLFFELGQLDRWQKRSGNSFKIRFGFDSLPSWAPEIEKSNFVLHASPAVNVYALDAQPLHVDFRQPEYRVHVAGQNQNQRQIFSIDQVIGRLQDGTEKQYQPFGYFANTNPSYHIRLRSSAISYETEHFISLPRSGVEDRATKTLSIALSCTDGELPNAIRLGEISQPTDQTPTRIHFENIIGVTPYCPPSTDNDLLWRVLSHLQANQNNLLSAEYLQSLLTLYLPNSKRDTHHYAAAVKQISSIQAVRVKPLRKMVRGMLIEGSQVTVECAGDHFSGPGSLYVFGAVLNEFLSGNITINTFVSLQVHDTVNGETLEWPMRKGKHQL from the coding sequence GTGTTAAATCAATATTATGAGCAAGAGCTCCATCATTTACGCCAAGTCGCGGCCGAGTTTGGAAAGCGTAATCCTGCATTAGCGCCTCTTTTGGGTAGCAATGCTTCCGTAGACTCTGACGTAGAGCGACTACTCGAAGGGGTTGCTTTCTTAACCGGTTTAGTACGTCAGCGTTTGGATGATGATTTTCCAGAGTTGATTCAAAGTATTGCTCAATTGTTATTCCCTCATTTTTTGCGGCCTTTGCCCTGCATGACGATCATGCAATATGGCTTGCGAGCACAAGCGGATCAGGTGGTTCACGTTCCTGTGGATACTTCTTTTGCTGCCGTTAATCAGCAAGATCAGCGTTTGATGTTTAGTTCGCGTTATCCCGTATGGGTAGAGCCGCTGAGTGTGGCGGATGCTTTCTGGGAAACAGATGTACGCACTGGAGAGCGTCGCTCACTGGTATTGAGTTTGCGCTATCAAGGGGGGGATCAAGCATGGCAGGGCGATAAATTGCGATTTTGGCTAGGCGGTGGCTATAGCTTAGGCAGCCGTCTATATCGTTTGTTGCTGCATCATGCCACACATATTTGGATCGAGGATTCTGCCCTAAATCGTGTTCAGTTGCCTTTAAGCAGTTTGAGTCCAATGGGCTTTGATAGTGAGCATATGTTGTTGCCGTGGCCTCAAGGGGCACACCCTACATGGCGGGTTCTCTATGAATACTTTGCCTTCCCCGAAAAATTCCTATTTTTTGAGCTTGGTCAGTTAGATCGTTGGCAAAAACGTAGCGGCAATAGTTTCAAAATCCGTTTTGGTTTTGATTCATTACCAAGCTGGGCACCTGAGATAGAGAAAAGCAATTTTGTACTGCATGCCTCGCCTGCTGTAAATGTATATGCACTAGATGCACAACCTCTTCATGTTGATTTTCGTCAGCCAGAATACCGTGTACATGTTGCTGGCCAGAACCAAAATCAACGTCAGATTTTTAGCATTGATCAGGTTATAGGACGTTTACAGGATGGCACAGAGAAACAATATCAACCCTTTGGTTATTTTGCGAATACGAACCCTAGCTATCACATTCGATTGCGCTCGTCTGCTATTAGTTATGAAACAGAGCACTTCATTAGTTTGCCACGCTCAGGCGTAGAGGATAGAGCGACTAAGACTTTATCCATTGCACTAAGTTGTACTGATGGCGAGCTACCTAATGCAATTCGCTTAGGGGAGATCTCACAACCAACAGATCAGACGCCAACCCGCATTCATTTTGAAAATATTATAGGTGTTACGCCTTATTGTCCTCCCTCTACGGACAACGATTTGCTTTGGCGAGTGCTATCTCATTTACAGGCAAATCAAAATAACTTGTTGAGTGCAGAGTATTTGCAAAGCTTACTGACGTTATATCTGCCTAACAGCAAACGAGATACACATCACTATGCAGCGGCAGTTAAACAAATAAGTTCTATACAAGCCGTTCGGGTTAAGCCATTACGAAAAATGGTACGAGGCATGTTGATTGAGGGTAGTCAAGTCACGGTTGAGTGTGCCGGAGATCATTTTTCTGGCCCAGGGAGCCTGTATGTTTTTGGTGCGGTGCTTAATGAATTTCTATCGGGAAATATCACAATAAATACGTTTGTGAGTTTGCAGGTTCATGACACGGTTAATGGGGAGACATTGGAATGGCCAATGCGCAAGGGCAAACATCAACTCTAG
- a CDS encoding quinone-dependent dihydroorotate dehydrogenase, which yields MSLLLHTYGLVRPALFRMDAEKAHEFTLHWLEKVHQVAASLISQELLLPTKLMGLDLKNPVGLAAGLDKNGAHIDALGALGFGFVEVGTVTPLAQSGNPKPRLFRLPAKQCLINRFGFNNEGLDQFIHNVQQSQWRKNGGTLGLNIGKNAATPIENATEDYLKGLDGVYAHADYVTVNISSPNTQNLRALQGENELIQLLGALNTRRAELQEQQGRYVPIAVKIAPDLDSAQIDSIATAVQQCQIDGIIATNTTLSRDYVINQPNAHEQGGLSGPAVHELSLRVIQRLRQQLGTDYPIIGVGGISSGVQAVEKIQAGANAIQLYTGLIYQGPLLIRDCVDAIQNQTR from the coding sequence ATGTCATTACTACTTCATACCTACGGTTTAGTACGCCCTGCTCTATTTCGCATGGATGCCGAAAAAGCACATGAGTTTACCTTGCATTGGCTGGAAAAAGTCCATCAGGTCGCAGCTAGCCTTATAAGCCAAGAGCTCTTACTACCGACTAAATTAATGGGTTTGGATCTAAAAAACCCCGTTGGTTTAGCTGCAGGACTAGACAAGAATGGGGCGCATATTGATGCATTAGGCGCATTGGGTTTCGGCTTTGTAGAGGTCGGTACTGTCACTCCCCTGGCTCAATCAGGAAACCCAAAGCCTCGCTTATTTCGTCTGCCTGCTAAACAATGCCTGATCAACCGCTTTGGTTTTAATAATGAGGGCCTAGACCAGTTTATTCATAATGTGCAACAAAGCCAATGGCGCAAAAATGGCGGAACTTTAGGCCTAAACATTGGGAAAAATGCCGCAACACCTATTGAAAATGCGACGGAAGACTATTTAAAGGGTCTAGATGGGGTCTATGCTCATGCGGACTATGTGACCGTAAATATCTCGTCTCCTAACACGCAAAATCTACGTGCACTACAAGGTGAAAACGAGTTAATTCAATTATTAGGCGCCTTAAATACTCGTAGAGCAGAACTACAAGAACAACAGGGTCGTTATGTCCCCATTGCCGTAAAAATCGCCCCTGACTTGGATAGCGCACAAATAGATAGTATTGCTACAGCAGTACAACAATGCCAAATCGACGGTATTATTGCGACCAACACGACCCTAAGCCGCGATTACGTCATAAATCAACCTAACGCCCATGAGCAAGGCGGCCTATCAGGGCCTGCCGTTCACGAGCTATCCCTTCGCGTCATTCAGCGTCTACGCCAACAACTAGGGACAGACTATCCCATCATCGGTGTGGGCGGTATTAGCTCAGGGGTTCAAGCCGTGGAAAAAATTCAAGCAGGCGCTAATGCCATACAGCTATATACGGGCCTCATCTATCAAGGGCCGTTGTTAATCCGTGACTGTGTGGATGCCATTCAGAACCAAACTCGTTAA
- the tssG gene encoding type VI secretion system baseplate subunit TssG, protein MANAQGQTSTLDINGWLEKHVLGQANRYAFFEVMRSLRQSGLSDSALREKVRVRPNLSLAFPDTDLASMVVDEDGIYHIEANFFGLYGVASPLPTFYTEDLIQESMQGDSAMRDFIDIFHTVLYPLLYQAWEKYKLWLSVTEHENSLRLQQLYALIGLRDRKEWQSEAAYLLPFAGNLSVSPRSALGLEALLQGVLEHKQLRVMTCVEQTVQMPIEARTYLGQQAYQLGEDSMLGEQVKDCTGKIEIEMWGFSSARFTVFLLGSERYQQMQRLLRWYSPKALSCDLLLWLEPNQREPLQVGQSWCQLGLNTWLGTEHPLGLAPQPVRFLLSTGEQDYVAH, encoded by the coding sequence ATGGCCAATGCGCAAGGGCAAACATCAACTCTAGACATCAATGGATGGCTTGAAAAGCATGTATTGGGTCAAGCCAATCGCTATGCGTTTTTTGAAGTCATGCGCAGTTTGCGTCAGTCGGGATTGAGTGACTCTGCCCTCAGAGAAAAAGTACGAGTACGGCCTAATTTGAGCTTGGCTTTTCCTGATACGGATTTGGCGTCCATGGTGGTTGATGAGGACGGCATCTACCACATAGAGGCAAATTTTTTCGGCTTGTATGGCGTGGCATCACCATTGCCTACTTTTTATACCGAGGATCTCATTCAGGAGTCCATGCAAGGCGACTCGGCAATGCGGGATTTCATTGATATTTTCCATACGGTTTTATATCCGTTGTTATACCAAGCTTGGGAAAAATATAAGCTTTGGCTCAGTGTGACAGAGCATGAAAACAGCCTGCGCTTACAACAGTTGTATGCCTTGATTGGATTGCGTGATAGGAAAGAGTGGCAATCAGAAGCGGCTTATTTATTACCATTTGCTGGAAACTTGAGCGTTTCTCCCCGCTCTGCGTTAGGGCTAGAGGCTTTATTACAAGGGGTTTTAGAACATAAGCAATTACGCGTTATGACATGCGTAGAGCAAACCGTGCAAATGCCAATAGAGGCGCGTACCTATTTAGGGCAACAAGCTTATCAGCTAGGAGAGGACTCCATGCTCGGAGAGCAAGTCAAAGACTGTACAGGGAAAATTGAAATCGAGATGTGGGGGTTTTCTTCAGCTCGTTTTACCGTTTTTCTACTTGGTTCAGAGCGCTACCAACAGATGCAACGCTTATTACGTTGGTATAGCCCTAAAGCACTAAGTTGTGATTTGTTGTTATGGCTAGAGCCGAATCAGCGTGAGCCGCTGCAAGTGGGGCAAAGCTGGTGTCAATTAGGATTGAATACGTGGTTAGGTACGGAGCACCCCTTGGGCTTAGCCCCTCAGCCCGTTCGTTTTTTGCTATCAACTGGAGAGCAGGATTATGTTGCGCATTGA
- a CDS encoding NUDIX hydrolase: MTSPSDFYFPNPRTINYCTQCANPLARIIPPDDNRVRDVCLQCGSVHYQNPRNVVGVVPIWGDKILLCKRAIEPRYDTWTLPAGFMELKESTAEGAMREADEEAGAHLELGELFTVIDVPEAGQVHLYYLATVTSPELNPGPESLDAKFFALDEIPWDNLSFKTVSTTIEHYLADRQKGHFSVHYYSLSENH, from the coding sequence ATGACTAGCCCATCTGATTTCTATTTTCCTAATCCCCGCACGATTAACTACTGCACGCAATGCGCAAACCCATTGGCACGGATTATTCCTCCTGATGATAATCGCGTCCGTGATGTCTGTTTACAGTGCGGCTCTGTTCACTACCAAAACCCACGTAATGTAGTGGGGGTAGTGCCAATTTGGGGGGATAAAATCCTATTATGCAAACGGGCTATTGAACCTCGGTATGACACATGGACGTTGCCGGCTGGCTTTATGGAGCTTAAAGAAAGCACGGCTGAGGGTGCGATGCGCGAGGCTGACGAAGAGGCCGGAGCCCATCTAGAACTCGGGGAACTATTTACCGTCATTGATGTACCAGAGGCGGGGCAAGTCCACTTGTACTATTTAGCTACAGTAACTAGCCCTGAGCTAAACCCTGGCCCGGAATCATTAGATGCTAAGTTTTTTGCTTTAGATGAAATCCCTTGGGATAATTTATCCTTTAAGACCGTTAGCACAACCATAGAGCACTATTTAGCCGATCGTCAGAAAGGCCATTTTTCCGTGCATTACTACAGTCTTAGCGAAAACCACTAA
- the tssE gene encoding type VI secretion system baseplate subunit TssE has translation MQEQRLLERIASLETGNASNKKLTREQVLLNSIQAHLQRILNTRQGSVPIDPLFGVPDFTNLAGSFSVGSTPEVVKDLTRMISSYEPRLLHPKISVAEAENEVLSLSFQLEGIVQIDERQVPVRLATRVSSSGKVTLQAL, from the coding sequence ATGCAAGAGCAGCGTCTACTTGAGCGCATTGCCAGTCTAGAAACTGGCAATGCCTCTAATAAAAAACTGACCAGAGAGCAGGTTCTACTGAACTCTATTCAGGCACATTTGCAGCGTATTTTAAATACGCGCCAAGGCAGTGTACCTATTGACCCTTTGTTCGGAGTCCCTGATTTTACTAATTTAGCAGGGTCGTTTAGCGTAGGCTCCACCCCAGAGGTGGTGAAAGACCTAACACGCATGATTTCTAGTTATGAACCGCGCTTACTTCATCCGAAAATTAGCGTGGCTGAGGCCGAAAATGAAGTGCTATCCCTGAGCTTTCAGTTAGAGGGGATAGTGCAAATAGACGAGAGGCAGGTTCCTGTCCGATTGGCGACGCGCGTTTCATCTTCTGGCAAGGTGACATTACAGGCCTTGTGA
- a CDS encoding Hcp family type VI secretion system effector, which translates to MPMPCYLTLEGESQGKIEGSCEIQGHQGKILVQAVEHRIELPKSPQTGLPSGKRQHLGITLTKEIDKSSPKIFQAQCSGEQLKSVELEFYRISPKGTEEKYYTIRLEKAVITGSRTWVPNCLAPDNRQYGHMEDVALTYEKIVWTWEPDGIEAEDSWLAPKA; encoded by the coding sequence ATGCCAATGCCATGTTATTTGACCCTAGAAGGTGAATCACAAGGGAAAATCGAAGGATCTTGTGAGATTCAAGGGCACCAAGGAAAAATCTTAGTTCAAGCCGTAGAACATCGTATTGAACTACCGAAAAGCCCTCAAACAGGATTACCTTCTGGAAAGCGTCAGCATTTAGGAATCACACTTACCAAAGAAATTGATAAGTCATCCCCTAAAATTTTCCAGGCACAGTGTTCTGGCGAGCAGTTAAAAAGCGTGGAGCTTGAATTTTACCGCATTAGCCCAAAAGGCACTGAGGAAAAATATTATACCATTCGCCTCGAAAAAGCGGTAATTACAGGTTCTAGAACGTGGGTTCCTAATTGTTTGGCACCGGATAATCGCCAGTACGGTCACATGGAAGACGTAGCCCTCACATACGAAAAAATTGTTTGGACATGGGAGCCGGATGGTATTGAGGCTGAGGATTCTTGGTTAGCACCTAAAGCCTAA
- the tssB gene encoding type VI secretion system contractile sheath small subunit, translated as MASDGSVAPKERVNIVYKSAVGDAQEQVELPFRQLVLGDFTLREEPTPLDERVPINVDKDTFSDVLKAQNLHLQLNVPNRLADSDEDEVLAVDLRFESINDFQPDALVEKVPELKQLIELRNALKALTGPLGNVPDFRRRLEHLVRDAEARAQLLVELGLSSTKEAE; from the coding sequence ATGGCTTCAGATGGATCAGTCGCACCTAAAGAACGGGTCAATATTGTCTATAAATCAGCCGTAGGGGACGCTCAAGAGCAGGTGGAGTTGCCTTTTCGTCAGCTGGTGCTGGGGGATTTCACTCTCAGAGAGGAACCCACTCCTTTAGATGAAAGAGTGCCTATTAATGTAGACAAGGATACGTTTTCAGATGTACTAAAAGCACAAAACCTACACCTACAGTTAAACGTGCCTAATCGTTTAGCTGACTCCGATGAGGACGAGGTGCTTGCTGTGGATTTGCGTTTTGAGTCTATCAATGACTTTCAGCCCGATGCTTTGGTAGAAAAAGTGCCTGAGTTGAAACAGTTGATCGAGTTACGTAATGCACTAAAAGCACTCACAGGGCCATTAGGTAATGTGCCTGACTTTAGACGTCGATTAGAGCATTTAGTGCGTGATGCCGAAGCCCGCGCCCAGCTTTTAGTCGAGCTAGGATTATCTTCTACCAAAGAGGCTGAGTAA
- the tssC gene encoding type VI secretion system contractile sheath large subunit, with amino-acid sequence MTVSNSPENQGVATNTEMSLLDELIETTRVRPGDEAYSITRQGLEAFVAELLESNRSEEKISQSLIDDMISQIDQRLCRQVDEILHNPQFQQLESAWRGLKFLVDRTDFRENNKLSILSVSKQDLLEDFEDAPEVTRSGLYKAVYTAEFGQFGGQPFGSIIGNYSFGPEAQDIKLLQSVASVSAMAHAPFIASAGPGFFGVDSFAELPNLKDLAAVFEGPQFTKWNAFRQSEDARFVGLTLPHFLLRVPYGETTAPVKKFTYNEDVSSGNQHFLWGNASYAFAERLSDSFAKYRWSANIIGPQGGGTVEDLPIYNYEAMGITQTKIPTEVLISERREFELAEQGFISLTMRKNTDNAAFFSANSTQQPKFFGNTKEGKAAETNFKLGTQLPYIYVVSRLAHYIKVIQRENIGTWKERNDLEAELNDWIRQYVADMDSPSAGVRSRRPLRQAEISVADVEGDPGWYRVGLKVRPHFKYMGASFTLSLVGKLEKS; translated from the coding sequence ATGACGGTATCTAATTCTCCCGAAAATCAAGGTGTAGCAACGAATACTGAGATGTCTCTATTAGATGAGCTCATCGAGACAACACGAGTACGTCCCGGAGACGAGGCCTACTCTATTACGCGACAAGGTTTAGAGGCATTTGTTGCAGAGCTACTAGAGTCGAATCGTAGTGAAGAAAAAATTAGTCAAAGCTTAATTGATGACATGATTTCGCAAATTGATCAGCGCTTATGTCGTCAAGTGGATGAGATTCTACATAATCCTCAGTTTCAGCAGCTTGAGTCGGCATGGCGTGGATTAAAGTTTTTAGTGGATCGTACTGATTTTCGTGAAAACAATAAACTCTCCATCCTAAGTGTCTCCAAGCAAGACTTACTTGAGGACTTTGAGGATGCGCCTGAGGTCACACGATCTGGTCTCTATAAGGCTGTGTATACCGCAGAGTTTGGGCAGTTTGGTGGACAGCCTTTTGGTTCAATCATTGGGAATTACTCGTTTGGGCCAGAGGCTCAGGATATTAAGTTGCTGCAGTCCGTTGCCAGTGTCTCGGCCATGGCTCATGCCCCTTTTATTGCGTCAGCAGGCCCAGGCTTTTTTGGGGTTGACAGCTTTGCCGAGCTTCCAAACTTAAAAGATTTGGCTGCTGTATTTGAAGGGCCTCAATTTACGAAATGGAATGCATTTAGACAGTCTGAGGATGCGCGTTTTGTTGGATTAACATTACCGCATTTTCTGCTACGAGTGCCATATGGTGAGACAACCGCACCAGTAAAGAAATTCACGTACAACGAGGACGTGTCATCGGGGAACCAACACTTTCTATGGGGAAATGCTTCTTACGCATTTGCTGAGCGCTTATCCGATAGCTTTGCTAAGTACCGTTGGAGTGCCAATATTATTGGCCCTCAGGGAGGTGGCACAGTTGAGGATTTACCTATCTATAACTATGAGGCGATGGGTATCACTCAGACTAAGATTCCCACAGAGGTGTTGATCTCTGAGCGACGTGAGTTCGAGCTCGCAGAGCAGGGGTTTATTTCACTCACAATGAGAAAAAATACAGATAATGCGGCTTTTTTCTCAGCTAACTCTACACAACAACCTAAGTTTTTTGGAAATACCAAAGAGGGTAAGGCGGCAGAGACTAACTTTAAACTTGGAACGCAGTTGCCTTACATCTATGTGGTCAGTCGTTTAGCGCACTATATCAAAGTCATACAGCGAGAAAACATTGGTACATGGAAAGAGCGTAATGACCTAGAGGCTGAGTTAAATGATTGGATTCGTCAGTATGTAGCAGACATGGATAGTCCTAGTGCCGGAGTACGTAGTCGTCGGCCTTTACGTCAAGCTGAGATTTCTGTTGCTGACGTAGAAGGCGATCCGGGCTGGTATCGAGTGGGATTGAAGGTTCGCCCACACTTTAAATACATGGGGGCTTCTTTCACGCTGTCTTTAGTTGGAAAGCTAGAGAAGTCTTGA
- the aat gene encoding leucyl/phenylalanyl-tRNA--protein transferase — protein sequence MSIPWIETNEPFPPVEMALDNGLLAAGADLSLPRLLYAYQHGIFPWYNHGEPILWWSPNPRTILQCNQFKLSKSLAKKCRQLARLELTDKAPLRITTDAAFLAVISQCGKTRQHKEGTWISEEIIEAYHQLHHFGFAHSIEVWHGSELVGGLYGTKLGRFFFGESMFSLMTDTSKIALYYLTQLLQHRFHIEYIDCQQETDHLLSLGAHSIARSDFVELLNHYTALETPEWHQGQLRANGDIYPLPADLQPESRA from the coding sequence ATTTCTATTCCGTGGATTGAGACTAATGAGCCATTTCCCCCTGTGGAAATGGCTTTAGATAATGGCTTACTGGCAGCTGGGGCTGACTTAAGCCTGCCCCGCTTGCTTTACGCCTACCAACATGGGATTTTTCCTTGGTATAACCACGGAGAGCCCATCCTGTGGTGGTCTCCAAATCCACGGACTATCTTGCAATGCAACCAATTTAAGCTGTCTAAATCATTAGCAAAAAAATGCCGACAATTAGCGCGTCTAGAATTAACGGATAAGGCACCTTTGCGAATCACCACAGATGCCGCTTTTTTAGCTGTTATCTCGCAATGCGGTAAAACGCGTCAGCATAAGGAGGGCACTTGGATCTCGGAAGAGATTATTGAGGCCTATCATCAACTACACCACTTCGGCTTTGCTCATAGCATTGAGGTCTGGCATGGGTCCGAATTAGTAGGTGGGTTATATGGAACAAAATTAGGCCGTTTTTTCTTTGGTGAGTCCATGTTTAGCCTTATGACTGACACCAGCAAGATTGCCCTTTACTATTTAACCCAACTACTACAGCACCGTTTTCACATTGAGTACATTGATTGCCAACAAGAAACTGATCACTTGCTTAGTTTAGGAGCCCATTCCATTGCTCGCTCTGATTTTGTCGAGCTTCTCAATCACTATACGGCCCTAGAAACACCTGAATGGCACCAAGGCCAGCTACGTGCCAATGGGGACATTTACCCTCTACCTGCTGATCTTCAGCCAGAGTCTCGTGCCTAA
- a CDS encoding TssA family type VI secretion system protein, giving the protein MLELEQLQLGQSRLPLETIQNVREGETYAQLELELNKLVDVHTETPIDWTKVDTLAQRILANEGKDLSVATWLALAWVHQHQAMGFAAGIQVLHDVHLHYWEQMSPPLKRLRARRNQIDWFLEQINRLAEQVEQVWELPLAEYETTQAQIQALTHFWQEKDAEAPALQGLANLVQSAAEDSFIEPETIEPVELPSQTESNKDSSPETTHSSSATASAFVVEPKLFVDVEAMPTELGGQDLEKNVDAVFALLMKGIGELSTDLLQQPLLYRLNRVAAWLSLEQAPPAVDGVTRLLAPSLSEQETLENLQQGSDATALLRFIETRVFSHRYWLDLQRVAHETALSLPHNGSAIAQTIQAEMRTLLQRAPALAELCFQDGTPFANALTRDWLSALIQTGAVSSPMSAGAPPPALSQSVSNDHINQSGLIALIAAAQAEANLAMQALQGLEQRLTTGLGQYLHHT; this is encoded by the coding sequence GTGCTTGAATTAGAACAATTACAGCTAGGTCAAAGCCGATTACCTCTAGAGACGATACAGAATGTCCGAGAGGGGGAGACCTATGCGCAACTAGAGCTTGAGCTAAATAAGCTCGTTGATGTGCATACAGAAACCCCCATTGATTGGACAAAAGTCGATACCTTAGCGCAACGCATTTTGGCAAACGAAGGCAAAGATTTATCGGTTGCGACGTGGTTAGCGTTGGCATGGGTGCATCAACATCAGGCGATGGGTTTCGCCGCAGGAATTCAGGTGCTGCATGATGTACACCTGCATTACTGGGAGCAAATGTCTCCCCCTTTAAAACGTTTACGAGCACGTCGTAATCAAATTGACTGGTTTTTAGAGCAAATAAATCGTTTAGCCGAACAGGTCGAGCAGGTGTGGGAGCTTCCTCTAGCAGAGTACGAGACAACTCAAGCACAGATTCAAGCATTAACGCACTTTTGGCAAGAAAAAGATGCTGAGGCGCCCGCGTTACAGGGGCTAGCTAACTTAGTGCAGTCTGCCGCTGAGGACTCTTTTATTGAGCCTGAGACTATAGAGCCGGTGGAGTTACCGTCCCAGACTGAGTCAAACAAGGACTCTTCTCCAGAGACAACTCACTCATCGTCTGCTACGGCTTCTGCTTTTGTCGTTGAACCCAAGCTTTTCGTTGACGTAGAGGCCATGCCCACAGAGCTAGGAGGGCAAGATCTTGAAAAAAACGTTGACGCTGTATTTGCTTTATTGATGAAAGGGATTGGGGAACTGTCTACGGACCTACTACAGCAGCCCTTGCTTTATCGATTGAATAGAGTGGCTGCGTGGCTAAGCTTAGAGCAAGCGCCTCCGGCTGTTGATGGGGTGACACGCCTACTAGCACCCTCACTTTCAGAGCAGGAAACCTTAGAGAACTTACAGCAAGGGTCAGATGCTACGGCATTATTACGCTTTATTGAAACTCGAGTCTTTAGTCATCGCTATTGGTTAGATTTGCAACGGGTAGCTCATGAGACGGCATTATCGTTGCCTCACAATGGCTCGGCGATTGCTCAGACCATACAGGCTGAAATGCGCACTTTATTGCAACGTGCACCAGCGCTGGCTGAGCTATGTTTTCAAGATGGTACGCCTTTTGCTAATGCGTTAACCAGAGATTGGCTGAGTGCTCTTATTCAAACGGGCGCGGTGTCTAGCCCAATGAGTGCAGGGGCTCCGCCTCCCGCATTAAGTCAATCTGTATCGAATGATCATATAAATCAGTCAGGGCTTATTGCTTTGATTGCTGCGGCACAGGCTGAAGCCAATTTGGCAATGCAGGCATTACAAGGTTTAGAGCAACGCTTAACTACAGGCTTAGGTCAATATTTACATCATACGTAG
- a CDS encoding arginyltransferase — protein MPKPISTAIQFYTTSSYDCSYLAHKRARSLVAAPSHLINNTNYSALIDVGFRRSGTFIYRPHCEPCHACTPLRVDTTRFAPSRSFKRTLKQFQHLSTTRKPLVWNDEHYALYRDYQAARHTGSDMDNADKSQYIEFLLASNVNSYLIEFRDGPTLKMVALIDEVEQGISAVYTFFDPLVSGLGTYGILWQINYCQQLQLPWLYLGYWIQQSRKMAYKTRFAPYQLFLHGEWVSSPAP, from the coding sequence GTGCCTAAACCTATCTCCACTGCTATCCAGTTTTACACAACGTCAAGCTACGACTGCAGCTATTTAGCGCATAAGCGTGCTCGGTCTTTAGTGGCTGCGCCCTCACACCTAATCAACAATACCAATTACAGCGCCTTAATTGACGTAGGTTTTAGACGTAGTGGCACATTTATTTATCGTCCCCACTGCGAACCATGTCATGCTTGCACTCCACTGCGTGTTGATACCACTCGCTTTGCCCCGAGTCGCAGCTTCAAACGCACCCTCAAACAGTTCCAACATCTCAGCACAACCCGTAAGCCATTAGTTTGGAATGATGAGCATTACGCGTTGTATCGCGATTATCAAGCAGCCCGTCATACTGGGTCTGATATGGATAATGCCGATAAATCGCAATACATTGAGTTTCTCTTAGCCAGCAACGTGAATTCTTACCTGATTGAGTTTAGAGATGGCCCTACCTTAAAGATGGTGGCCTTGATTGATGAGGTTGAGCAAGGGATCTCTGCGGTTTACACCTTTTTTGATCCTTTGGTTTCAGGTTTAGGGACATACGGAATTCTATGGCAAATCAACTATTGCCAACAATTACAATTACCCTGGCTATATTTAGGTTATTGGATTCAGCAAAGTCGTAAAATGGCATATAAAACACGCTTTGCTCCTTATCAACTTTTTTTACATGGCGAATGGGTCTCAAGCCCAGCCCCCTAA